A single region of the Acidobacteriota bacterium genome encodes:
- a CDS encoding pyrroloquinoline quinone-dependent dehydrogenase, with protein sequence MPRTMIAAGGLSALLLAAPATAQRGAPAGEWPSYGGDVGSTKYSPLDQIDAANFGELEVAWRWRSVDGFLSKSEAGGEWYAGSDVIFSRLKDDDPLLWRAGRAPYIRNLKATPLMQEGLLFLNTPISIGAAVDPGTGRTVWAYNPKSYESGTTTMTVVWNQRGVAYWTNGEEGDDADSRVYWGTGDGYLLSVDARTGRPNEDFGDGGRVDLMKNLPRANRGERDYLNALLYSMQSPPVVVRDVVVTGASIADRRITKESIPGWVRGWDARTGELRWVFRTVPQEGDEGVETWEDESWRYSGNANVWTMLSGDNENGIVYLPTGTATNDFYGGHRPGDNLYSESLVAVDVETGEKLWHFQAVRHGLWDYDFPAAPTLIDLPGRDGAGPRQIVAQVSKQGFLYVFDRVTGQPVWEIEDRPVPPATMPGDTAAPTQPFPTKPAAFEYQGVTEDDLADFTPEIRQMALDVIEDYRIGPLYTPPSLPEPGGKRGTIFRPSAGGGANWYGAAVDPETGWLYVPSRNAFSMVTFYTPDPLEGGTLRYTHGGRGRRPAMPEGLPLFKPPYTRMTAIDLFTGEHVWMKPLGNNDTLRNHPLLVDLDLPPLGGDTYTGPLLTKTLLIHGQHAPEDDGGNRLVARDKRTGDVVAEVPLPARGLGTPMTYLWEGRQYIALTVAGRRETDGVPELMAFALP encoded by the coding sequence ATGCCCAGAACGATGATCGCCGCCGGCGGCCTGTCAGCCCTGCTGCTCGCCGCGCCCGCGACCGCCCAACGCGGCGCCCCGGCCGGTGAGTGGCCGAGCTACGGCGGTGACGTAGGGTCGACCAAGTACTCGCCGCTCGATCAGATCGACGCCGCGAACTTCGGCGAACTCGAGGTCGCCTGGCGCTGGCGGTCGGTCGACGGATTCCTCAGCAAGTCGGAGGCGGGCGGCGAGTGGTACGCCGGCAGCGACGTCATCTTCAGCCGGCTGAAGGACGACGATCCGCTGCTCTGGCGCGCAGGCCGCGCTCCGTACATCCGCAACCTGAAGGCCACGCCGCTGATGCAGGAGGGGCTGCTGTTCCTGAACACGCCGATCTCGATCGGCGCCGCGGTCGACCCCGGCACGGGCCGGACGGTCTGGGCGTACAACCCAAAGAGCTACGAGAGCGGCACGACGACGATGACCGTCGTCTGGAACCAGCGCGGCGTCGCTTACTGGACGAACGGAGAAGAGGGCGACGACGCGGACAGCCGCGTCTACTGGGGCACGGGCGACGGCTACCTGCTCTCGGTCGACGCCCGTACCGGCCGCCCGAACGAGGACTTCGGCGACGGCGGGCGCGTCGACCTGATGAAGAACCTGCCACGCGCGAATCGCGGCGAGCGGGACTACCTGAACGCTTTGCTCTACTCGATGCAGTCGCCGCCGGTCGTCGTCCGGGACGTCGTCGTCACCGGCGCCTCGATCGCCGACCGCCGGATCACGAAGGAGTCGATCCCCGGCTGGGTGCGTGGCTGGGACGCGCGCACCGGCGAACTCCGCTGGGTGTTCCGCACCGTGCCCCAGGAGGGCGACGAAGGCGTGGAGACCTGGGAGGACGAGTCCTGGCGCTACTCGGGCAACGCGAACGTCTGGACGATGCTCTCCGGCGACAACGAGAACGGCATCGTCTACCTGCCGACCGGCACCGCCACGAACGACTTCTACGGTGGCCACCGGCCGGGCGACAACCTCTACTCGGAGAGCCTGGTCGCGGTCGATGTCGAGACGGGCGAGAAGCTCTGGCACTTCCAGGCCGTCCGCCACGGCCTCTGGGACTACGACTTCCCGGCCGCACCGACGCTCATCGACCTCCCGGGTCGAGACGGAGCCGGCCCCCGACAGATCGTCGCCCAGGTCAGCAAGCAGGGCTTCCTCTACGTCTTCGACCGCGTGACGGGCCAGCCGGTCTGGGAGATCGAGGACCGCCCCGTGCCCCCGGCGACGATGCCCGGCGACACCGCGGCGCCGACCCAGCCCTTCCCGACGAAGCCGGCGGCCTTCGAGTACCAGGGCGTGACGGAAGACGACCTGGCCGACTTCACGCCCGAAATCAGGCAGATGGCTCTCGACGTGATCGAGGACTACCGGATCGGTCCGCTCTACACGCCGCCGTCCCTGCCCGAGCCCGGAGGCAAGCGGGGAACAATCTTCCGGCCGTCTGCCGGAGGCGGCGCGAACTGGTACGGCGCCGCGGTCGATCCGGAAACCGGCTGGCTCTACGTGCCGTCGCGGAACGCGTTCAGCATGGTCACCTTCTACACGCCCGATCCTCTGGAAGGCGGCACGCTCCGCTACACCCACGGCGGCCGCGGCCGGCGTCCCGCGATGCCGGAAGGTCTGCCGCTGTTCAAGCCCCCGTACACGCGGATGACCGCGATCGACCTCTTCACCGGCGAGCACGTGTGGATGAAGCCGCTCGGCAACAACGACACGCTGCGCAACCACCCGCTTCTTGTGGACCTCGACCTGCCCCCGCTCGGCGGCGACACCTACACCGGACCGCTGCTGACGAAGACGCTGCTGATCCACGGCCAGCACGCCCCGGAGGACGACGGCGGCAACCGCCTCGTCGCCCGGGACAAGCGGACTGGCGACGTGGTCGCCGAGGTGCCGCTGCCGGCGCGCGGGCTCGGCACGCCGATGACCTACCTCTGGGAGGGCAGGCAGTACATCGCGCTGACGGTCGCCGGCAGGCGCGAGACGGACGGCGTACCGGAGCTGATGGCGTTCGCGCTGCCTTGA
- a CDS encoding ABC transporter permease has translation MNTLRFVAAQAWQEFRAGCRGPLLAIVFPGLIGYALIVILNADYMREMGATEVPRNSPHVIYLMMAGQAVWIFFVWAWLFGLNVVRDRNASLHEVVLSTPVSLPALLFGRYLGALALSTLLPVATAIGFWLVPALGALGIIPPDAVGPHPWFAMAHSLLLFTLPTAAGVGALFLCAAIWTRSIAGPFAVAAMLMLVWMVAMVVVRGGDASPAVATLLDASGFAEIEEQTNLMTPREKAVAVIELTPPLLVNRLIWTLPPLLLLAVVLRRVNRERLALEKAPATRRRRSQASGARAKAPPESTLPPGPAATPAWLRATWTEAAWHLKLSFRGWGTPLALAMMVATGVGGAFVHVVLHADGPLQPRSGLVERMIIEYFYLVVVFMVAAFVGVMARRDDRTGWSEISDATSAPVGTRVVGRALASLCLTVAFALTPLVAVWIVTGLALPGAFSLANPAPFFALLLAPALLEVAAVVLLAHALIRHAGAAHAVSVICAFIIVVNHELAVTTYPPAEFGVPAHATVSEFAGWGPWMNHILTADLFKLAIVVVLLAVAWLAWPRGTALTVPLRWRTALGRVPGGAGVLAAAGVVLAFGTHTVLYEQFVTLGGYQSEASETAEDAEWEKRWWASATPFSTAGGEAIVDVDPAGRTATARWRLDGVRSASGLLHGALPDGAEIQRATVDGEQAAVTVALDQFSLELDDCGRTGEEGCTVKLDLTVRDEGWADHGESRWLHESGVWLRAADVLPALGHDPDRLVRAPHDRELHGLPDDPAAVDAHALSPAMGVAPAGEWSWTVRFASTEDADPSRQARTATAGQVSGPLDFAAAWWPRKPLEANMDGVAVYHGSMRSNDVEVVLNDVTGMRSCVASLLGRAPAVGAVLQAPRELGATALHGGLLWLPEHEGWDVAADGFGHWRRRATLAAALAARQLADDAGLRKEPGEDWLRVGVSGWIGMECVRRADGRDAWLALHSRASGQVIEAFGALDAPAISVEAAGDVPWIRHYTPLATAAWVESIGPAEAVAAIDEVIAAVRAGGALPEALAAAVGEKDARALLGPPASSDVLVAESGRTVEIEGQRWLWRDGGWEPLTVPIHVTQRYEDGSEERHRIGPVPTAADPEAPFTIIDAWPSFERSPTDNVWRGEGGGE, from the coding sequence GTGAACACCCTGCGTTTCGTCGCCGCCCAGGCGTGGCAGGAGTTCCGGGCCGGCTGCCGCGGGCCGCTGCTGGCGATCGTCTTCCCCGGGCTCATCGGCTACGCGCTGATCGTCATTCTCAACGCGGACTACATGCGTGAGATGGGCGCCACCGAGGTGCCCCGCAACAGCCCCCACGTGATCTACCTGATGATGGCCGGGCAGGCCGTCTGGATCTTCTTCGTCTGGGCCTGGCTCTTCGGCCTGAACGTGGTGCGCGACCGGAACGCCAGCCTGCACGAGGTTGTCCTGTCTACACCTGTTTCCCTGCCGGCGCTGCTCTTCGGCCGCTACCTGGGCGCCCTGGCTCTCTCGACCCTCCTTCCGGTCGCGACGGCCATCGGCTTCTGGCTGGTTCCGGCGCTCGGCGCCCTGGGGATCATCCCGCCGGACGCCGTGGGTCCGCACCCCTGGTTCGCGATGGCGCATTCGCTTCTGCTGTTCACCCTGCCGACCGCGGCCGGAGTCGGCGCGCTGTTCCTGTGCGCGGCGATCTGGACCCGTAGCATCGCGGGGCCCTTCGCGGTCGCGGCCATGCTGATGCTGGTCTGGATGGTAGCCATGGTCGTCGTTCGCGGCGGCGACGCCAGCCCGGCGGTCGCGACCCTGCTCGACGCCTCCGGCTTCGCCGAGATCGAGGAACAGACGAACCTGATGACGCCGCGCGAGAAGGCGGTCGCCGTCATCGAACTGACGCCGCCCCTGCTCGTCAACCGCCTGATCTGGACGCTGCCGCCGTTACTCCTGTTGGCGGTCGTGCTGCGCCGCGTCAACCGGGAACGCCTAGCGCTCGAGAAGGCGCCGGCGACGCGCCGGCGAAGGTCGCAAGCGAGCGGAGCGCGAGCGAAAGCGCCGCCGGAGTCCACTCTTCCCCCGGGCCCCGCGGCCACGCCGGCCTGGCTCCGGGCAACCTGGACCGAGGCGGCATGGCACCTGAAACTCTCGTTCCGGGGCTGGGGCACGCCACTCGCCCTCGCCATGATGGTGGCGACGGGCGTCGGCGGCGCCTTCGTTCACGTCGTCCTTCACGCCGACGGCCCGCTGCAGCCCCGCTCCGGACTCGTCGAGCGGATGATCATCGAGTACTTCTACCTCGTGGTCGTCTTCATGGTGGCCGCCTTCGTCGGCGTCATGGCGCGCCGCGACGACCGCACCGGCTGGAGCGAGATCAGCGACGCAACCTCGGCGCCGGTCGGCACACGCGTCGTCGGACGGGCGCTGGCGTCGCTCTGCCTGACAGTCGCCTTCGCCCTGACTCCCCTCGTCGCGGTGTGGATCGTCACCGGATTGGCGCTTCCCGGCGCCTTCAGCCTCGCCAATCCGGCACCGTTCTTCGCCCTGCTGCTGGCGCCCGCGCTGCTGGAAGTCGCCGCGGTCGTGCTGCTGGCGCATGCGCTGATTCGCCACGCGGGAGCCGCGCACGCCGTCTCGGTCATCTGCGCGTTCATCATCGTGGTCAACCACGAACTGGCCGTCACGACCTATCCGCCGGCGGAGTTCGGGGTGCCGGCGCACGCTACAGTGTCCGAGTTCGCCGGCTGGGGGCCCTGGATGAACCACATTCTGACGGCCGACCTGTTCAAGCTGGCCATCGTGGTGGTTCTCCTTGCCGTGGCGTGGTTGGCGTGGCCGCGAGGCACCGCGCTGACCGTGCCCCTGCGCTGGCGAACCGCTCTCGGCCGGGTCCCGGGTGGAGCGGGAGTGCTGGCGGCGGCTGGCGTCGTCCTGGCCTTCGGCACCCACACCGTGCTGTACGAGCAGTTCGTCACCCTGGGCGGCTACCAGTCCGAAGCCAGCGAGACCGCGGAAGACGCCGAGTGGGAGAAGCGGTGGTGGGCGTCGGCGACCCCGTTCTCGACCGCCGGCGGCGAAGCGATCGTCGACGTCGATCCCGCGGGGCGCACGGCCACCGCCCGGTGGCGTCTGGACGGCGTCCGCTCCGCCTCAGGGCTTCTTCACGGAGCGCTTCCGGACGGCGCGGAGATTCAGCGCGCGACCGTCGACGGCGAACAGGCGGCGGTGACGGTCGCCCTCGACCAGTTCTCGCTTGAACTCGACGACTGCGGCCGGACTGGAGAGGAGGGCTGCACCGTGAAGCTCGACCTGACCGTTCGCGACGAGGGCTGGGCGGACCACGGCGAGAGCAGGTGGCTGCACGAATCGGGCGTCTGGCTGCGCGCGGCCGATGTCCTGCCGGCGCTCGGCCACGATCCCGACCGGCTGGTGCGCGCGCCGCATGATCGCGAGCTACACGGGCTGCCGGACGATCCCGCCGCCGTCGACGCCCACGCGCTGTCGCCCGCCATGGGAGTGGCCCCCGCGGGCGAATGGAGCTGGACGGTTCGTTTCGCCTCCACCGAAGACGCGGACCCGTCGCGACAGGCGAGGACGGCGACCGCGGGTCAGGTCAGCGGCCCGCTCGACTTCGCCGCCGCCTGGTGGCCGCGAAAGCCCCTGGAAGCGAACATGGACGGTGTGGCCGTGTACCACGGTTCGATGCGTTCGAACGATGTCGAGGTCGTCCTGAACGACGTGACCGGGATGCGGAGCTGCGTGGCCAGCCTGCTCGGAAGGGCTCCGGCCGTCGGCGCCGTGCTCCAGGCGCCCCGTGAGCTGGGAGCGACAGCGCTCCACGGCGGGCTGTTGTGGCTGCCGGAGCACGAGGGATGGGACGTCGCCGCCGACGGCTTCGGCCACTGGCGACGACGCGCGACGCTCGCGGCTGCCCTTGCGGCGCGGCAGCTCGCGGACGATGCCGGCCTGCGCAAGGAGCCCGGCGAGGACTGGCTGCGTGTCGGCGTGTCGGGCTGGATCGGCATGGAGTGCGTGCGCCGCGCGGACGGCAGGGACGCCTGGCTGGCCCTGCACTCCCGAGCCAGTGGTCAGGTCATCGAGGCGTTCGGCGCGCTCGATGCGCCCGCGATCAGCGTCGAGGCCGCGGGCGACGTACCGTGGATTCGTCACTACACGCCCCTGGCCACGGCGGCGTGGGTCGAGTCCATCGGCCCGGCCGAAGCGGTCGCGGCCATCGACGAGGTGATCGCCGCGGTCCGCGCCGGCGGAGCGCTGCCCGAAGCCCTGGCGGCCGCGGTCGGCGAAAAAGACGCCCGCGCGCTGCTCGGACCGCCCGCGTCCTCCGACGTGCTGGTCGCGGAGTCCGGGCGAACGGTGGAGATCGAGGGTCAACGCTGGCTGTGGCGGGACGGCGGTTGGGAACCGCTCACCGTGCCCATCCACGTGACCCAGCGCTACGAGGACGGCAGCGAGGAGCGCCACCGGATCGGACCGGTCCCGACGGCCGCCGACCCCGAGGCGCCGTTCACGATCATCGACGCCTGGCCGTCGTTCGAGCGTTCGCCGACCGACAACGTCTGGCGCGGAGAAGGAGGAGGAGAATGA
- a CDS encoding DUF3526 domain-containing protein, with translation MIRHIVRKEFTDTIRDGRFRWCAILVGSLLLVSLAHGWVQARKAHEEHAAAQATAREHWETQGEKNPHSAAHYGVYAFKPRLALSFVDEGVDPFTGTSVWLEAHRQNDFLLRPAQDATAAQRIGALTAAQVLQHLVPLLIILLTFGAFASERERGTLRQLLATGVGWRELALGKALGTSGALALLLVPAALAGAAALAVANPGPVASPLARGVVLACVYLAYFVAFLALSLAVSARAKSARTALVFMLAVWVVNGLVAPRVAVDLSKWLYPTPSAFEFARTVESEMATGTDAISRPDRAESTERLLAEYGVERVEDLPINAVGAYLQESEEFGNRIFDRNYGALWDTFRRQGLLQEALAAAAPSIAVRTLSMGLAGTDVEQHRHFAEAAETYRRDLMRQMNGDMTENSLTGDFSYAAGAELWESVPPLEYEAPPLGWVLGNRILSLAVLGAWLAGAVLFASAQVRRAEVS, from the coding sequence ATGATCCGTCACATCGTCCGCAAGGAGTTCACCGACACGATCCGGGACGGCCGCTTCCGCTGGTGCGCGATTCTCGTGGGGTCGCTGCTGCTGGTCTCGCTGGCCCATGGGTGGGTCCAAGCGCGGAAGGCACACGAGGAGCATGCGGCCGCGCAGGCCACGGCTCGCGAGCACTGGGAGACGCAGGGCGAGAAGAACCCTCATTCGGCGGCGCACTACGGCGTCTATGCCTTCAAGCCCCGCCTGGCGCTGTCCTTTGTCGACGAAGGCGTGGACCCCTTCACCGGTACGTCGGTGTGGCTGGAGGCGCACCGGCAGAACGACTTCCTGTTGCGTCCGGCCCAGGATGCAACGGCGGCGCAGAGGATAGGGGCTCTGACGGCGGCACAGGTGCTGCAGCATCTCGTGCCCCTGCTGATCATCCTGTTGACGTTCGGCGCCTTCGCCAGCGAGCGCGAACGGGGAACGCTGCGCCAACTGCTGGCCACCGGCGTCGGCTGGAGGGAGCTGGCCCTGGGCAAGGCGCTGGGCACTTCCGGTGCGCTGGCGCTGCTGCTGGTGCCGGCGGCCCTTGCAGGGGCGGCGGCCCTGGCCGTTGCGAACCCGGGTCCGGTGGCATCGCCGCTGGCAAGAGGCGTCGTCCTGGCCTGCGTCTACCTGGCCTACTTCGTCGCCTTCCTGGCGCTGTCTCTCGCCGTGTCCGCGAGGGCGAAGTCGGCGCGAACCGCGCTGGTGTTCATGCTGGCCGTGTGGGTGGTCAATGGGCTCGTGGCGCCGCGCGTCGCGGTGGACCTGTCGAAGTGGCTCTACCCGACGCCCTCCGCCTTCGAGTTCGCCCGTACCGTGGAGAGCGAGATGGCCACGGGCACCGACGCCATCTCCCGTCCGGACCGCGCCGAGTCGACCGAGCGTCTGCTCGCCGAGTATGGAGTGGAACGGGTCGAGGACCTGCCCATCAACGCGGTCGGCGCTTATCTGCAGGAGAGCGAGGAGTTCGGCAATCGGATCTTCGACCGCAACTACGGCGCGTTGTGGGACACCTTCAGGCGTCAGGGCCTCCTGCAGGAAGCCCTGGCGGCTGCGGCCCCGTCGATCGCGGTTCGCACGCTCTCGATGGGGTTGGCCGGAACGGATGTCGAGCAGCACAGGCACTTCGCCGAAGCCGCGGAGACGTACCGCCGCGATCTGATGCGGCAGATGAACGGCGACATGACCGAGAACTCCCTGACCGGCGACTTCTCGTACGCCGCGGGCGCCGAGCTCTGGGAATCCGTGCCTCCGCTGGAGTACGAAGCCCCGCCCCTGGGCTGGGTGCTGGGCAACCGGATCCTGTCGCTTGCCGTGCTCGGCGCGTGGCTGGCGGGCGCCGTCCTGTTCGCGTCCGCTCAGGTCCGGCGGGCGGAGGTCTCCTAG
- a CDS encoding ABC transporter ATP-binding protein, protein MTESHESNTGATPLLEARGLSKDYGDTRALDSLDLAIAPGEVYCLLGPNGAGKTTTINLFLGFVAPSAGQALVSGLNVSTHDRESKRRVAYIPEQVMLYRNLSGIENLEYFAALGGQGSLGRERLVEILVEAGLDGEATGRRVSTYSKGMRQKVGIAIAIAKEADALLLDEPTSGLDPTASSEFSALVERLRNRGVGVLMATHDLFRAKDTGTRVGIMHYGRLVTELSTAEIGHADLERIYLEHVRDNGASP, encoded by the coding sequence ATGACCGAATCGCACGAATCGAACACGGGGGCCACGCCCCTTCTCGAAGCCCGCGGACTGTCCAAGGACTACGGCGACACGCGAGCCCTCGACTCCCTGGACCTGGCGATAGCGCCCGGAGAGGTCTATTGCCTCCTCGGCCCCAACGGCGCGGGGAAGACCACCACGATCAACCTCTTCCTCGGGTTCGTGGCGCCCTCGGCGGGTCAGGCCCTCGTGTCCGGCCTGAACGTGTCCACTCACGACCGCGAGTCCAAGCGCCGGGTCGCCTACATCCCGGAGCAGGTGATGCTGTATCGAAACCTCAGCGGGATCGAGAACCTCGAGTACTTCGCCGCGTTGGGCGGCCAGGGATCGCTGGGTCGGGAGCGACTGGTCGAGATTCTCGTCGAAGCCGGCCTGGACGGGGAAGCGACCGGGCGACGGGTCTCCACCTACTCCAAGGGCATGCGCCAGAAGGTCGGCATCGCGATCGCCATCGCCAAGGAAGCCGACGCGCTGCTGCTGGACGAACCGACGTCCGGTCTCGACCCCACGGCCTCGAGCGAGTTTTCGGCGCTGGTCGAGCGGCTCAGGAATCGCGGCGTCGGCGTGCTGATGGCGACTCACGACCTGTTTCGCGCAAAGGACACCGGCACGCGAGTGGGCATCATGCACTACGGACGCCTGGTCACGGAGCTGAGCACCGCCGAGATCGGCCATGCCGACCTCGAGCGCATCTATCTCGAACACGTACGCGACAACGGAGCATCGCCATGA
- a CDS encoding enoyl-CoA hydratase/isomerase family protein — translation MTVTNYEQILVEDRGRTRILTLNRPDKLNAWTRQMNLELVDAIEAANDDPDLAAIVVTGAGRGFCAGADIGAQFKARLDGGEAGAEADRRPPRPWVELVRESKPMIAAINGVAVGVGITLALPFDVIVLSERARVGMFFVRMGLVPELCSSHFLVQRVGWAKASEMCLTGRLYDASELEAMGFANAVVPHDETLDRALEMAARIGENADSSLRAIKRLLTKNGSSHDLDEIHRREIEELQAAYQSDAHRDAVAAFMARR, via the coding sequence ATGACCGTGACGAACTACGAGCAAATCCTGGTCGAGGACCGGGGCCGTACCCGCATCCTCACGTTGAACCGGCCGGACAAGCTGAATGCCTGGACCCGGCAGATGAACCTCGAGCTGGTCGACGCGATCGAAGCCGCCAACGACGACCCGGATCTGGCGGCCATCGTCGTCACCGGGGCGGGACGCGGGTTCTGCGCGGGCGCCGACATCGGAGCGCAGTTCAAGGCCCGGCTCGACGGCGGCGAGGCCGGGGCGGAGGCCGACCGCAGGCCGCCCCGCCCCTGGGTGGAACTGGTGCGGGAGTCGAAGCCGATGATCGCCGCGATCAACGGCGTCGCCGTCGGTGTGGGGATCACGCTGGCTCTGCCCTTCGATGTCATCGTGCTCTCGGAGCGCGCCCGCGTCGGCATGTTCTTCGTGCGGATGGGGCTGGTGCCGGAGCTCTGCTCCTCGCATTTCCTGGTGCAGCGGGTCGGCTGGGCGAAGGCGAGCGAGATGTGCCTGACCGGTCGTCTCTACGACGCCTCGGAACTCGAGGCGATGGGTTTCGCGAACGCCGTCGTGCCGCACGACGAGACGCTGGATCGAGCGCTCGAGATGGCCGCCCGGATCGGCGAGAACGCCGACAGCTCGCTGCGCGCCATCAAGCGATTGCTGACGAAGAACGGCTCATCGCATGATCTCGACGAGATCCACCGCCGTGAAATCGAAGAACTCCAGGCGGCCTACCAGAGCGACGCTCACCGCGACGCCGTCGCCGCGTTCATGGCGAGGCGTTAG
- a CDS encoding DUF3526 domain-containing protein, translating into MTARTVLRNEWRLLMADRPLKIALGLFVVLLGYALTNGVVWLRFQERTVEATTSGNVERASALEQELEAIEAGGQPSSPFADPRSPLVLGGPSGSQTAVLAPGPLTALAIGQSDLLPYYYDVNVYTNESSFHQNGEVENPLNLMVGRFDLAFAVVYLLPLLVLALSFNVLSEEREQGTLALTLSQPVSARNVVTVKLAFRALLVVGTVLGVSLLGALATGGFGSPDRIFLWSFTVVTYSLFWFVLAAWVNTLRRSSAWNATVLVGAWLVLVVVLPAAINAAAGLLHPLPSRVEMITAQREASNDAVNRRSELLARYLEDHPEMAEGVVADEPGLGALSWAATDAVNRRLEEVTAEHDARRAEQIALVRRYRFLSPALLAQEVLLDAAGTGDARFAHFQSQVREFAEQWREFFVPAVLADEQMNAGVLANVPRFGFADEGISDVARRATAPLAVLGGLLALVSAAAGVGLGRVRGAD; encoded by the coding sequence GTGACGGCGCGAACCGTCCTGAGGAACGAGTGGCGTCTGCTGATGGCCGATCGGCCGCTCAAGATCGCCCTCGGGCTCTTCGTCGTCCTGCTCGGCTACGCGCTGACGAACGGGGTCGTCTGGCTGCGGTTCCAGGAACGCACCGTGGAGGCCACGACGAGCGGCAACGTCGAGCGCGCGAGCGCCCTGGAACAGGAACTGGAAGCCATCGAAGCCGGCGGCCAGCCGTCTTCGCCCTTCGCCGACCCGCGCTCGCCCCTCGTGCTCGGCGGCCCCTCAGGCAGCCAGACCGCCGTGCTGGCGCCGGGCCCTCTGACGGCCCTTGCGATCGGACAGAGCGACCTCCTTCCCTACTACTACGACGTCAACGTCTACACCAACGAATCGTCGTTTCACCAGAACGGCGAGGTCGAGAACCCGCTCAACCTGATGGTCGGACGGTTCGACCTCGCCTTCGCGGTGGTTTACCTGCTGCCGCTGCTCGTTCTGGCCCTCAGCTTCAACGTCCTCTCGGAGGAGCGCGAGCAGGGGACGCTGGCGTTGACCCTCTCGCAACCCGTGTCGGCCCGCAACGTCGTGACCGTCAAGCTCGCTTTCCGGGCGCTTCTGGTCGTGGGGACCGTGCTTGGCGTCTCGCTGCTCGGCGCCCTGGCTACCGGAGGCTTCGGTTCGCCCGACCGGATTTTCCTCTGGAGCTTCACGGTCGTCACCTACTCGCTCTTCTGGTTCGTGCTCGCGGCGTGGGTCAACACCCTGCGCCGATCCTCGGCCTGGAACGCGACGGTCCTCGTGGGCGCGTGGCTGGTGCTCGTGGTGGTGCTGCCGGCAGCGATCAACGCCGCGGCCGGCCTGCTGCACCCATTGCCGTCGCGTGTCGAGATGATCACGGCTCAGCGCGAGGCATCGAACGACGCCGTGAACCGGCGAAGCGAGTTGCTCGCCCGCTACCTGGAAGACCATCCGGAGATGGCCGAAGGCGTGGTCGCCGACGAGCCCGGCCTGGGCGCGCTCTCCTGGGCCGCCACAGATGCCGTCAACAGGCGCCTGGAGGAAGTCACGGCGGAACACGATGCACGCCGCGCCGAACAGATCGCCCTGGTGCGCCGCTATCGCTTCCTGTCGCCGGCGCTCCTGGCGCAGGAAGTCCTCCTCGACGCCGCGGGGACGGGTGACGCGCGCTTCGCCCACTTTCAGTCCCAGGTGAGAGAGTTCGCCGAGCAGTGGCGGGAGTTCTTCGTACCCGCAGTCCTCGCCGACGAGCAGATGAACGCCGGCGTCCTTGCCAACGTGCCGAGGTTTGGCTTCGCCGACGAAGGAATCAGCGATGTCGCCCGCCGCGCGACTGCGCCGCTCGCCGTCCTGGGCGGACTCCTCGCGCTGGTGAGCGCGGCCGCGGGAGTCGGACTCGGCCGGGTGCGAGGCGCGGACTGA
- a CDS encoding PEBP family protein produces the protein MKNALSFTILVAGLAGCGSDGTPPEAAVVDGPGTSSIKGEVWADNWFAFYLGDRLIVEDSVPITTERSFNAEAFVFNADYPLQLNFVAKDFKENDTGLEYIGRGNQQMGDGGLIAQFTDAETGEPVAMTDSAWRCLVIHEAPLDRACEDEADPAPGVGPCQFTAMAEPEGWREPGFDDTEWPSAVEHSAAAVRPKGGYDAIDWWDDARLIWSADLETQNTLLCRLTVQQPPTRVVRPNASP, from the coding sequence ATGAAAAACGCTCTCAGCTTCACGATTCTGGTCGCCGGCCTGGCCGGCTGCGGCAGCGACGGCACGCCGCCCGAGGCCGCGGTCGTCGACGGTCCGGGAACCTCCTCCATCAAGGGCGAGGTCTGGGCGGACAACTGGTTCGCCTTCTACCTGGGCGACCGGCTGATCGTCGAGGATTCCGTGCCGATCACGACGGAGCGGTCGTTCAACGCCGAGGCCTTCGTCTTCAACGCCGACTACCCCTTGCAACTCAACTTCGTCGCCAAGGACTTCAAGGAGAACGACACGGGCCTGGAGTACATCGGCCGCGGCAACCAGCAGATGGGAGACGGCGGACTCATCGCGCAGTTCACGGACGCTGAAACGGGGGAGCCGGTCGCGATGACCGACTCCGCCTGGCGATGCCTGGTGATCCACGAGGCGCCGCTCGATCGCGCCTGCGAAGACGAGGCCGACCCGGCGCCCGGCGTCGGCCCTTGCCAGTTCACGGCGATGGCCGAACCCGAGGGCTGGCGGGAGCCAGGATTCGACGACACCGAATGGCCGTCAGCCGTCGAGCACAGCGCGGCGGCGGTCAGGCCGAAGGGCGGCTACGACGCGATCGACTGGTGGGACGACGCGCGCCTGATCTGGTCGGCCGACCTCGAGACGCAGAACACGCTGCTCTGTCGCCTGACGGTGCAGCAACCCCCGACGCGAGTCGTTCGGCCTAACGCCTCGCCATGA